A DNA window from Engystomops pustulosus chromosome 6, aEngPut4.maternal, whole genome shotgun sequence contains the following coding sequences:
- the LOC140134553 gene encoding protein BTG3-like isoform X2, protein MYEEVQRGASYIVRLLNRHQRLDSEQVERFTQTLTSILCDKYEGHWYPESPQKGQAYRCIRIEKNAAVDDSVLRACVRSGLRCSQLAFPKNMSIWIDPEEVSCRLGESCSPFIVKAPEEPKKTTTPEKPEQDTSDYHSEGSDVSASPSESSSEDEENVRSKKKSAVTNAQKMGAQYYYSPAPSSTVYYQYPGSFIPAYQPMTVYYLVPKYYHNIRPRKWKSKKSTSPQTKS, encoded by the exons ATGTATGAAGAGGTACAGCGGGGGGCGTCCTACATTGTGAGGCTGCTGAACCGCCACCAGAGACTGGACAGCGAGCAGGTGGAGCGATTCACTCAGACCCTCACCTCCATCTTATGTGACAAGTATGAGGGACACTGGTATCCGGAGAGCCCGCAGAAAGGCCAAGCCTACAG GTGTATCCGGATAGAGAAGAACGCCGCGGTGGATGACTCCGTATTACGGGCCTGCGTCCGGAGCGGACTGCGCTGCTCACAGTTGGCCTTCCCCAAAAACATGTCTATATGGATTGATCCGGAGGAAGTGAGCTGCAG GTTAGGGGAGAGCTGCAGCCCCTTCATTGTGAAGGCTCCAGAAGAGCCCAAAAAGACGACGACACCAGAGAAACCGGAGCAAGACACGTCGGACTATCACTCCGAGGGCTCGGACGTCAGCGCGTCACCTTCTGAGTCCTCCAGCGAGGATGAGGAGAACGTCAGGAGCAAGAAGAAATCCGCCGTGACCAATGCTCAGAAAATG GGCGCTCAGTATTACTACAGCCCGGCTCCCTCCTCCACCGTCTATTACCAGTACCCCGGCAGCTTCATCCCGGCCTACCAACCCATGACCGTGTACTACCTGGTACCCAAATACTACCACAATATCCGACCTCGCAAGTGGAAATCCAAAAAGTCAACATCTCCTCAAACTAAAAGTTAA
- the LOC140134553 gene encoding protein BTG3-like isoform X1 produces the protein MRGHVAAMYEEVQRGASYIVRLLNRHQRLDSEQVERFTQTLTSILCDKYEGHWYPESPQKGQAYRCIRIEKNAAVDDSVLRACVRSGLRCSQLAFPKNMSIWIDPEEVSCRLGESCSPFIVKAPEEPKKTTTPEKPEQDTSDYHSEGSDVSASPSESSSEDEENVRSKKKSAVTNAQKMGAQYYYSPAPSSTVYYQYPGSFIPAYQPMTVYYLVPKYYHNIRPRKWKSKKSTSPQTKS, from the exons gagaggacacgtGGCAGCCATGTATGAAGAGGTACAGCGGGGGGCGTCCTACATTGTGAGGCTGCTGAACCGCCACCAGAGACTGGACAGCGAGCAGGTGGAGCGATTCACTCAGACCCTCACCTCCATCTTATGTGACAAGTATGAGGGACACTGGTATCCGGAGAGCCCGCAGAAAGGCCAAGCCTACAG GTGTATCCGGATAGAGAAGAACGCCGCGGTGGATGACTCCGTATTACGGGCCTGCGTCCGGAGCGGACTGCGCTGCTCACAGTTGGCCTTCCCCAAAAACATGTCTATATGGATTGATCCGGAGGAAGTGAGCTGCAG GTTAGGGGAGAGCTGCAGCCCCTTCATTGTGAAGGCTCCAGAAGAGCCCAAAAAGACGACGACACCAGAGAAACCGGAGCAAGACACGTCGGACTATCACTCCGAGGGCTCGGACGTCAGCGCGTCACCTTCTGAGTCCTCCAGCGAGGATGAGGAGAACGTCAGGAGCAAGAAGAAATCCGCCGTGACCAATGCTCAGAAAATG GGCGCTCAGTATTACTACAGCCCGGCTCCCTCCTCCACCGTCTATTACCAGTACCCCGGCAGCTTCATCCCGGCCTACCAACCCATGACCGTGTACTACCTGGTACCCAAATACTACCACAATATCCGACCTCGCAAGTGGAAATCCAAAAAGTCAACATCTCCTCAAACTAAAAGTTAA